The Carnobacterium sp. 17-4 genome has a window encoding:
- a CDS encoding alpha/beta fold hydrolase has product MGMQEHKYIETNGIKLHVVQQGPEDGQLVILLHGFPEFWYGWSNQMSELANKGFRVWAPDQRGYNLSDKPKKVSEYRMDHLAADIAGLIKASGKEKVILVGHDWGGIVAWRVAREYPELLNKLIILNAPHELAMSNQLLTHPLQILKSSYIAFFQLRGLPEKLFGMSNWKVVEKALVSSSRKGTFNEEDLQKYRTAWSQPGAMRSMINWYRALVSNYTSSDIPSRVIVPTFLIWGAKDQFLGSELASKSLEFCENGRGVLLGEATHWVHHEEPERVNKLIGEFIME; this is encoded by the coding sequence ATGGGAATGCAAGAGCATAAGTATATTGAAACGAATGGAATTAAGCTACATGTTGTTCAACAAGGTCCTGAAGATGGGCAGTTAGTAATTTTACTGCATGGGTTTCCCGAATTTTGGTATGGTTGGAGTAATCAGATGTCTGAATTGGCAAATAAAGGATTTAGAGTATGGGCGCCAGATCAAAGAGGCTACAATCTTAGCGATAAACCTAAAAAAGTAAGTGAGTATCGAATGGATCATTTAGCTGCAGACATTGCTGGTCTGATCAAAGCTTCCGGCAAAGAAAAAGTGATTTTAGTAGGTCATGACTGGGGTGGAATAGTGGCTTGGAGAGTAGCAAGAGAATATCCTGAGTTACTAAATAAGTTGATTATTCTTAACGCTCCACACGAACTGGCTATGAGTAACCAACTCTTGACACACCCGTTACAAATCCTGAAAAGTTCGTATATTGCTTTCTTTCAATTAAGAGGATTACCGGAAAAATTATTTGGCATGTCTAATTGGAAAGTTGTGGAGAAGGCATTAGTGTCTAGCAGCCGAAAAGGAACATTCAATGAAGAAGACTTACAAAAATATCGGACCGCGTGGTCTCAACCAGGTGCTATGCGTTCGATGATCAATTGGTACCGTGCTTTGGTATCCAACTATACTAGTTCGGATATTCCATCTCGAGTTATTGTGCCAACGTTCTTGATTTGGGGAGCTAAAGATCAATTTTTAGGTTCTGAATTAGCCAGTAAAAGTCTTGAATTCTGCGAAAATGGTCGCGGAGTACTACTTGGGGAAGCTACTCACTGGGTACACCATGAAGAACCTGAACGTGTAAATAAACTGATTGGTGAATTTATTATGGAATAA
- the gloB gene encoding hydroxyacylglutathione hydrolase, with amino-acid sequence MNINLVKAFSDNYIWIIEEGTEAIVVDPGEAEKVLDYLEEKQLLLNSILLTHNHDDHIGGVQQISAKYPDASIYGPKETGDIADHIVVDGDSFNLLGQNFQVLKTGGHTQGHISFLMGNALFCGDALFSAGCGRVFTKDYQAQYDALQKFKQLEDEVQVYAAHEYTQTNLRFAHSMQPSNAAISEALNQVNEMRSKGKPTLPTTIGREKKINLFLQAEKMEDFKELRNARDEF; translated from the coding sequence ATGAACATTAATCTTGTAAAAGCATTTTCTGATAATTATATTTGGATTATTGAAGAAGGTACAGAGGCAATAGTCGTCGATCCAGGAGAAGCTGAAAAAGTATTGGACTACTTAGAGGAAAAGCAGCTACTGTTAAACTCTATCCTTTTAACTCATAATCACGATGATCATATCGGAGGAGTTCAGCAAATTTCAGCAAAATACCCAGATGCCTCAATTTATGGCCCAAAAGAAACGGGGGATATAGCTGACCATATCGTAGTGGACGGAGACTCCTTTAATTTGTTAGGTCAAAATTTTCAAGTATTAAAAACGGGCGGACACACCCAAGGACATATTAGTTTCTTAATGGGGAATGCTCTCTTTTGCGGGGATGCCTTATTCTCAGCAGGCTGCGGTCGAGTTTTTACAAAAGATTATCAAGCCCAATATGATGCCTTACAGAAATTCAAACAATTAGAAGATGAGGTACAAGTATATGCTGCTCATGAATATACGCAAACCAATTTGCGTTTTGCACATTCTATGCAGCCATCGAATGCAGCTATTTCTGAAGCCTTAAATCAAGTCAATGAAATGCGTTCAAAAGGAAAACCAACTTTACCCACAACGATTGGTAGGGAGAAAAAAATCAATCTATTTCTGCAAGCAGAGAAGATGGAGGACTTTAAAGAGTTGCGTAATGCTCGTGATGAGTTTTAG
- a CDS encoding dicarboxylate/amino acid:cation symporter codes for MNKLRTSNLTIQIMVMTILGIVCGALFGQYLGFLDVLGKIFLRLIQMSIVVLIMGQIIEAVGNLNPRGLGKIGVKTFSLFIFSSLMAAVIGVTAGVVFSPGSRVDITLLNVSGEAIETTATGSIPELILGFFPTNIFSSMTEGSIVQVIVFSLIFGIALSFVRVEQKENTILEWIKQINAIILKMIGLIMKIAPIGIFAIIASTISKMGLSVILPMGKYLIVYGFATILYLLIWFIATSLYLKVSIIQLTKNMFQMSLMALTTTSSAITLPTALHDSKEKLGISDRIAKLVLPLGMSLNSNGSSMHMAITIVTIAQIYGVTYGMNDYVYIVILSTMASLANAVVPGAGLVSLSIVIPSMGLPIESIALFAGVDWFVGMLRTILNVDSDTTTALIIAKSENELDYDIFNR; via the coding sequence ATGAATAAGTTACGAACGTCAAATTTAACCATTCAAATTATGGTTATGACTATATTGGGAATTGTCTGTGGAGCTCTATTCGGACAATACCTAGGGTTTTTAGATGTGTTGGGTAAAATATTCTTACGGTTAATCCAAATGTCAATCGTGGTATTGATTATGGGACAAATTATTGAAGCTGTTGGAAATTTAAATCCTAGAGGTTTAGGGAAAATTGGGGTAAAGACATTTAGTTTATTCATTTTCTCATCTTTAATGGCAGCAGTTATTGGAGTAACAGCTGGAGTTGTATTTAGCCCCGGATCAAGAGTAGATATAACTTTACTTAATGTTTCAGGAGAAGCTATTGAAACAACAGCAACAGGATCAATACCAGAATTAATTTTAGGTTTTTTCCCCACAAATATTTTTAGTTCAATGACAGAAGGATCAATAGTTCAAGTGATTGTCTTTTCATTAATTTTTGGTATCGCTTTAAGTTTTGTAAGAGTAGAACAAAAAGAAAACACTATACTAGAATGGATAAAACAAATTAATGCTATTATCTTAAAAATGATTGGATTGATTATGAAAATAGCACCAATTGGTATATTCGCAATTATCGCTTCTACTATTAGCAAAATGGGACTCAGTGTTATTCTCCCTATGGGCAAATATCTTATTGTGTATGGTTTTGCTACTATACTCTATTTATTAATCTGGTTTATTGCTACTTCACTCTACCTTAAAGTTTCCATTATACAGTTAACAAAAAACATGTTTCAAATGTCCTTAATGGCATTAACAACAACTTCATCAGCGATTACATTGCCTACAGCATTGCATGACTCAAAAGAAAAATTAGGTATTAGTGATCGTATAGCCAAATTGGTTCTACCTTTAGGTATGTCGCTTAATAGTAATGGTTCGTCTATGCATATGGCGATTACGATTGTAACAATAGCACAAATTTATGGAGTGACATATGGAATGAATGACTATGTTTATATAGTTATCCTTTCTACAATGGCTTCCTTAGCAAATGCGGTTGTTCCTGGTGCAGGTCTTGTTTCATTATCCATTGTAATTCCAAGTATGGGACTGCCTATTGAAAGCATCGCCTTATTTGCGGGAGTAGATTGGTTTGTCGGAATGCTAAGAACAATTTTGAATGTAGATTCAGATACGACAACGGCATTAATTATTGCAAAAAGTGAAAATGAATTGGATTATGACATCTTTAATCGCTAG
- a CDS encoding ketoacyl-ACP synthase III translates to MTTIKIRDIAMYHPENKVDNEYYIKHFKEIKGEDYTEFITDVLGRQSRYIIDNENENSVTMAIEASKRVLKKSGIRADELDMIIFSSQVPEYTFPSNAVLVHKGLDAGTKTGVFDMNANCTGMTIALDQASRYLMSNPYMNRILLVGSDYTSLIADPKDSLTYPNFGDAACAVILEKSDEDNGFIDSIYYTDTWIVDKVTFPRNGLSKKLKGQDDSNYLQWLPFDGAAALPKAYNIIDEMLERNHMKIEDIDVYCLSQFSLSFLDAFQEKYQMDKEKLMYAGDKFGYTGTTSPLIAFHEGIQNGSIKRGDTILFWTVGVGYNLIAVLFTY, encoded by the coding sequence ATGACAACGATAAAGATTAGAGATATAGCAATGTATCATCCTGAGAACAAAGTAGATAATGAGTATTACATTAAACATTTTAAAGAAATAAAGGGTGAAGATTACACAGAATTTATCACAGATGTACTTGGAAGGCAGTCACGTTATATTATTGATAATGAAAATGAAAATTCTGTAACCATGGCAATTGAAGCTTCTAAAAGAGTATTAAAGAAGTCAGGTATAAGGGCTGACGAATTAGATATGATCATTTTTTCTTCACAAGTCCCAGAATATACTTTTCCGTCCAATGCTGTATTGGTTCATAAAGGGCTAGATGCAGGCACAAAAACAGGAGTATTTGATATGAATGCTAACTGCACGGGTATGACAATAGCACTAGATCAAGCATCTAGATATTTAATGTCTAATCCGTATATGAATAGAATTCTACTTGTAGGTTCGGATTACACATCTTTAATTGCAGATCCTAAAGATAGTTTAACTTATCCAAATTTTGGAGACGCTGCATGTGCTGTTATACTAGAGAAATCAGATGAAGATAATGGATTTATTGATTCTATCTATTATACAGATACATGGATTGTTGATAAGGTAACCTTTCCTAGAAATGGGTTGTCTAAGAAATTAAAAGGACAAGACGATAGCAATTACCTTCAATGGTTGCCATTTGACGGAGCAGCTGCTTTACCAAAAGCATATAACATTATTGATGAAATGTTAGAGAGAAACCACATGAAGATTGAAGATATTGATGTTTATTGTTTATCACAATTTTCTCTTTCTTTTCTTGATGCATTCCAAGAAAAGTATCAAATGGATAAAGAAAAATTAATGTATGCAGGTGATAAATTTGGATACACAGGAACAACTAGTCCATTGATTGCTTTCCATGAAGGGATTCAAAACGGATCTATTAAACGTGGTGATACAATTCTATTTTGGACAGTAGGTGTAGGCTATAATTTAATTGCTGTACTTTTTACTTATTAA
- the fabV gene encoding enoyl-ACP reductase FabV, translating to MEFKQNIRGNVALGINPLGCKQEVLNQIEYVKNKESYKGPKKVLIIGASSSYGLATRISLAFGAGADTIGVSYEKGPKNEKNLGTAGWYNNIAFREAAEKEDLIAKNFVQDAFSHESKQEVIDYIKSEFGGKVDLVVYSLASGRRTDPDTGETYTSSIKAIGEPVVGPNINMQQQTYYNETLEPATEQEIANTVKVMGGEDWELWMKALKEADVLADGVLTTNYSYLGTELNHSYYGGGTLGLAKADCDEKTNNINELLADINGKAQIVVATAVTTKASSVIPFFPVYCIGLYKVMADKGTHETPIMHQDRIYREMIYGNKPEYDEVGRLRPDNWELDSDTQAKTKELILKLNEDNFNSDLTAYDIFYKEFSNLSGFMVDGYVDQDVTIEELKALHY from the coding sequence ATGGAATTCAAACAAAATATACGTGGAAATGTAGCCTTAGGTATAAATCCACTTGGGTGCAAACAGGAAGTATTGAATCAAATCGAATATGTGAAAAACAAAGAAAGTTATAAAGGTCCAAAAAAGGTATTGATCATTGGTGCGTCATCAAGCTATGGTTTAGCTACCCGAATCAGCCTAGCTTTCGGTGCTGGAGCAGATACAATTGGCGTTTCTTATGAAAAGGGACCAAAGAACGAAAAGAATCTAGGTACAGCTGGCTGGTATAATAATATTGCTTTTCGAGAAGCAGCTGAAAAAGAAGATCTAATTGCTAAAAACTTTGTTCAAGATGCCTTCAGCCATGAAAGCAAGCAAGAAGTCATCGATTATATAAAAAGTGAATTTGGGGGCAAAGTAGACTTAGTCGTTTACAGTCTGGCAAGCGGTAGAAGAACAGATCCTGATACTGGAGAGACTTACACTTCTTCCATTAAAGCCATTGGGGAGCCCGTGGTTGGACCTAATATTAATATGCAACAACAGACTTACTATAATGAAACTCTGGAACCCGCAACTGAACAGGAAATCGCTAATACTGTAAAGGTAATGGGTGGAGAAGACTGGGAACTATGGATGAAAGCACTAAAAGAAGCAGATGTATTAGCTGATGGCGTTTTAACGACTAATTATTCTTATTTAGGAACAGAGCTTAACCATTCTTATTATGGTGGGGGTACTCTTGGCCTGGCTAAAGCAGATTGTGATGAAAAGACAAACAATATTAATGAGTTACTAGCTGACATAAACGGTAAAGCTCAGATTGTAGTCGCTACTGCAGTTACGACTAAAGCAAGTTCAGTTATTCCTTTTTTCCCTGTTTATTGCATCGGGCTTTACAAAGTAATGGCAGATAAAGGCACACATGAAACACCAATTATGCATCAAGACCGCATTTATAGAGAAATGATTTATGGCAACAAGCCTGAATACGATGAAGTGGGCCGTCTTAGACCTGATAACTGGGAACTTGACAGCGATACTCAGGCTAAAACGAAGGAACTTATCCTAAAATTAAATGAAGATAATTTCAATTCTGATCTGACAGCTTACGATATCTTTTATAAAGAATTTTCAAATTTAAGTGGCTTTATGGTTGATGGCTATGTTGATCAAGACGTTACAATAGAAGAATTAAAAGCACTACACTATTAA
- a CDS encoding coenzyme F420-0:L-glutamate ligase: MENTVGTVVRGLRGPIINNGDDIEQIVVETVLNAAKNEEFSFENRDIVTITESIVARAQGNYASIDDIAEDIKAKFGDETIGVIFPILSRNRFANILRGIAKGAKDIVLMLSYPSDEVGNQLVEIDELDVKGVNPWTDVLTEADFREHFGYKKHRFTGIDYIDYYRELIEAEGATCEVIFSNNPKTILTYTKHILASDIHSRFRTKRILSTNGAETVYGLDDILTTSINGSGFNETYGLLGSNKATEDTLKLFPNNCQPIVDGIQAKLKELTGKTIEVMVYGDGAFKDPVGKIWELADPVVSPAYTIGLKGTPNEVKLKYLADNNFSHLRGEDLKQSISEYILNKKEDLVGTMEAQGTTPRRLTDLIGSLSDLTSGSGDKGTPIVFIQGYFDNYTK, from the coding sequence TTGGAAAACACAGTAGGAACAGTAGTACGCGGCCTTCGCGGTCCAATCATCAATAACGGCGACGATATTGAACAAATTGTAGTGGAGACTGTATTAAATGCAGCTAAGAATGAAGAATTTTCTTTTGAAAATCGGGATATAGTTACTATAACCGAGTCAATTGTGGCACGCGCACAAGGAAACTATGCATCAATTGATGATATTGCTGAAGATATCAAAGCAAAATTCGGCGATGAAACAATCGGCGTCATTTTTCCAATATTAAGTCGTAATCGCTTTGCAAATATCTTACGCGGTATTGCAAAAGGTGCAAAAGATATCGTCTTAATGTTGAGTTACCCTTCTGATGAAGTAGGGAATCAACTTGTTGAAATCGATGAACTGGATGTCAAAGGTGTGAATCCATGGACAGATGTTTTAACTGAAGCTGACTTTCGTGAGCATTTCGGTTATAAAAAACACCGCTTTACTGGGATCGATTATATCGATTACTATCGAGAGTTGATTGAAGCTGAAGGCGCAACTTGCGAAGTCATTTTCTCAAACAATCCCAAAACTATTTTAACGTATACTAAACATATCCTGGCGAGTGATATACATTCACGTTTTAGAACTAAACGTATTTTATCAACTAATGGTGCTGAAACAGTATACGGCCTTGACGATATTTTAACAACGTCAATCAACGGCAGCGGATTTAATGAAACTTATGGCCTGCTTGGATCAAATAAAGCAACAGAAGATACCTTGAAACTCTTTCCAAATAATTGCCAGCCAATTGTTGATGGTATTCAAGCCAAATTAAAAGAATTAACAGGTAAAACAATTGAAGTCATGGTATATGGCGACGGGGCATTCAAAGATCCAGTTGGTAAAATTTGGGAACTTGCAGATCCAGTTGTTTCGCCTGCATACACCATAGGACTTAAAGGCACTCCAAACGAAGTGAAATTAAAATATTTAGCCGACAATAACTTCTCTCATCTTCGTGGAGAAGATCTAAAACAATCTATTTCTGAATACATCCTGAATAAAAAGGAAGATCTAGTTGGCACGATGGAAGCTCAAGGTACTACTCCACGTAGATTAACAGACTTAATCGGTTCGTTATCTGATTTAACCTCTGGTAGCGGAGATAAAGGAACACCTATCGTTTTTATTCAAGGTTACTTCGACAACTATACAAAATAA
- a CDS encoding PucR family transcriptional regulator, whose protein sequence is MAFTINDMLTLSSFGEAVLISGKKGLNKTISNIMVMEAPDVDKWLTPGQVLLSSFYSLQHATPDNLNTFIAQLAHHQTSGLIIKKDRFIENIPEIIINACEQYDLPLIQIPGHTPYSTIIIDVMQVLFNEKVRLLDYYHEIHHKFSRIALDQPSLLDIMVVLEELIHCPISLLNYNKKPVFFTQKKYSNLTVLNSIPIKKELYMNYTYDRQLVSIETEPQQLFTQLIVKIPNIGNDFYYLAISEIEKKLSDFDFMAIENAVSFFQMELIKQFAISEVQQNFRNDIIDDLMTNKFSTKEDMYEAAEILNLYSNKKYRIVVIQFVKNLEHPWVSTKEPMIDKQQNKRFVNMCQTHWQHLVYRIRSNRIILIMNTNHETDEEFKQNFQKDFLLILNKMEAQPYIYRVGISHETTIDDFHTYSIQSLKIIQQAGIFKSSSFIMNYQDLGFYRFLSEITDSSKLEELIPSKLLLLYYKEPELVETLHSYLDYNQNLTKSAERLFIHPKTMRYRINKIIDFCGIDMNDSEELLSYNIGLRVLPTLINRKKMIL, encoded by the coding sequence ATGGCATTTACTATAAACGATATGTTAACGCTTTCTTCTTTTGGAGAAGCAGTATTAATTAGTGGTAAAAAAGGGTTAAATAAAACTATTAGCAATATAATGGTTATGGAGGCGCCTGATGTAGATAAATGGTTGACTCCAGGACAAGTACTTCTTTCAAGTTTTTATAGTTTGCAACATGCAACGCCAGACAATTTAAATACCTTTATTGCACAATTAGCTCATCACCAAACTAGTGGTCTGATTATCAAAAAAGACCGCTTTATCGAAAATATTCCAGAAATCATAATTAATGCTTGCGAACAATATGACCTACCTCTTATTCAAATACCTGGACATACACCATATAGCACTATTATTATAGATGTAATGCAAGTACTTTTTAATGAGAAAGTACGCTTATTGGATTATTATCATGAAATACATCACAAATTTTCGCGTATTGCTTTAGATCAACCTTCATTATTGGATATTATGGTGGTCTTAGAAGAACTTATTCACTGTCCAATATCCTTATTGAACTATAATAAAAAGCCTGTTTTTTTCACTCAAAAAAAATATAGCAATCTTACCGTTCTTAATAGTATTCCAATAAAAAAAGAGCTTTATATGAACTACACTTATGATCGGCAGTTAGTCAGCATTGAAACAGAACCACAGCAACTATTTACTCAGCTAATTGTAAAAATTCCTAATATTGGCAACGATTTTTATTATTTGGCTATTAGTGAAATAGAAAAAAAGTTGAGCGATTTCGACTTCATGGCAATTGAAAATGCTGTAAGTTTTTTTCAAATGGAACTTATAAAGCAATTTGCTATATCAGAAGTACAACAAAATTTCCGTAATGATATTATAGACGATTTAATGACTAATAAATTTTCAACTAAAGAAGACATGTATGAAGCAGCTGAAATATTAAACCTTTATTCCAACAAAAAATACAGAATTGTCGTTATTCAGTTTGTCAAAAACTTAGAACATCCTTGGGTAAGTACAAAAGAACCTATGATTGATAAACAACAAAATAAAAGGTTTGTTAACATGTGTCAAACACATTGGCAACACCTTGTTTATCGCATACGTTCAAATCGCATCATTCTTATTATGAATACAAATCACGAGACAGATGAAGAATTTAAACAAAACTTTCAAAAAGATTTTCTTTTGATTTTAAATAAAATGGAAGCTCAGCCCTATATTTATCGTGTTGGTATTAGTCATGAAACAACTATTGATGATTTTCATACTTATTCTATTCAATCACTTAAGATTATTCAACAGGCTGGAATTTTTAAATCGTCTTCCTTTATTATGAATTATCAAGATTTAGGCTTTTATCGATTTCTTTCCGAAATAACTGATTCTTCTAAATTAGAAGAACTTATACCTTCTAAATTACTATTACTATACTATAAAGAACCAGAACTAGTCGAAACATTACATTCCTATCTTGATTACAATCAAAACTTAACAAAGAGTGCAGAAAGGCTTTTTATTCACCCAAAAACTATGCGTTATCGTATCAATAAAATTATAGATTTTTGTGGAATAGATATGAACGACTCTGAAGAATTACTTAGTTATAACATCGGATTAAGGGTTCTTCCTACATTGATCAACCGAAAAAAAATGATTCTTTAA
- a CDS encoding DUF488 domain-containing protein codes for MDIYSIGHSTHSSEEFIDLLKTYKIETLVDIRSYPGSKHMPQFNKGNIENWVPNHGIRYLHMPELGGRRKKNCEIDESLIDGWRNTSFRNYAAYSLTEDYENGINDLMAIEGKERVCYMCSESVPWRCHRLIVSNTLALKGVTVHHIMTEKKIILHEIGMYGAKAVIEGSTIIYPKQQADTEQPAE; via the coding sequence ATGGACATTTATTCTATTGGACATTCAACGCATAGCAGTGAGGAATTTATTGATTTACTTAAAACCTATAAGATAGAGACATTGGTTGATATTCGTTCTTATCCAGGCAGCAAACATATGCCGCAGTTTAATAAAGGAAATATTGAAAATTGGGTGCCCAATCATGGTATTCGCTACCTGCATATGCCTGAACTAGGCGGCAGAAGAAAGAAAAACTGTGAAATAGATGAATCATTGATTGATGGATGGAGAAACACATCCTTTCGCAATTATGCTGCATATAGTTTAACAGAAGACTATGAAAATGGAATCAACGACTTAATGGCAATCGAAGGTAAAGAACGGGTTTGTTATATGTGTTCTGAAAGTGTTCCTTGGAGGTGCCACCGGTTGATTGTTTCAAATACCTTGGCATTAAAAGGAGTAACTGTTCACCACATTATGACGGAGAAAAAAATAATTTTGCATGAGATCGGAATGTACGGGGCAAAAGCTGTCATTGAAGGTTCAACAATCATTTATCCTAAGCAGCAAGCAGACACAGAACAACCTGCTGAATAA
- a CDS encoding DNA alkylation repair protein produces MDFETVMQELEDLSKPRMKKIYLSNGAKEPLFGVTTGEMKPMSKKIKKNQPLAEELYATDNYDAMYFAGVISNPKVMTESDFDRWMDAAYFYMLSDFVVAVTLSESDIAQEVADKWIASGQELRMSAGWSCYCWLLGNRSDNEFSENKISDMLEHVKNKIHDSPERTKASMNNFLSTVGISFSPLYEKAIETAIEVGTVEVKRENKKNSTLNAYESIQKQVEKGKIGFKRKYVRC; encoded by the coding sequence ATGGATTTTGAGACAGTTATGCAGGAGCTTGAAGACTTAAGTAAGCCAAGAATGAAGAAAATATATCTATCCAATGGTGCAAAAGAGCCGCTTTTTGGTGTAACCACAGGTGAAATGAAACCTATGTCAAAGAAAATAAAAAAAAATCAACCTTTAGCGGAAGAGCTTTATGCTACAGATAATTATGATGCTATGTATTTTGCAGGTGTCATTTCGAACCCCAAAGTTATGACGGAGTCTGATTTTGATCGCTGGATGGATGCAGCTTATTTCTATATGTTGTCTGATTTTGTCGTAGCTGTAACATTATCTGAATCAGATATTGCACAAGAAGTTGCCGATAAATGGATCGCAAGTGGTCAAGAATTGAGAATGTCTGCGGGCTGGAGTTGTTATTGTTGGCTTTTAGGAAATCGTTCAGACAATGAATTTTCTGAAAATAAGATTTCTGACATGCTTGAACATGTGAAAAATAAGATTCATGATTCTCCGGAACGAACGAAAGCATCCATGAATAATTTTCTATCTACTGTAGGGATTTCATTTTCACCTTTATATGAAAAAGCAATTGAGACAGCAATCGAAGTAGGTACAGTAGAAGTCAAGCGTGAAAACAAAAAAAACAGTACCTTAAATGCTTATGAGAGTATTCAAAAACAAGTAGAAAAAGGCAAGATTGGCTTTAAACGTAAATATGTAAGGTGTTAA
- a CDS encoding acetate uptake transporter yields MDKDKLGKTVTFKEITSNPAPLGLLGFGMTTVLLNLHNAGFFPMDSMIFAMGIFYGGFAQVIAGIMEWKKDNTFGATAFTSYGFFWLSLIAINILPIMGLGEAPSSQSMAAYLFMWAIFTFAMFIGTLRISKALQVVFGSLALLFLLLSLGHFTGSALILTIAGYEGIICGFSAIYAAMAQVLNELYGKTIMPLGEVKK; encoded by the coding sequence ATGGATAAAGATAAATTAGGTAAAACAGTTACCTTTAAGGAAATAACTTCAAACCCTGCTCCACTTGGGCTACTGGGTTTCGGAATGACTACTGTGTTATTAAATCTTCATAACGCTGGATTTTTCCCAATGGATTCAATGATTTTTGCAATGGGTATTTTTTATGGCGGATTTGCACAAGTTATTGCAGGAATTATGGAATGGAAAAAGGATAATACTTTTGGCGCTACAGCATTTACATCATATGGATTCTTTTGGCTATCATTGATTGCAATAAATATTTTACCTATTATGGGTCTAGGCGAAGCTCCTTCTAGTCAGTCTATGGCAGCTTACTTATTCATGTGGGCTATCTTTACATTTGCTATGTTTATTGGAACACTTAGAATCAGCAAAGCTTTACAAGTTGTTTTTGGATCATTAGCACTTCTATTTCTTTTATTATCTTTAGGTCATTTTACAGGCTCTGCACTTATTTTAACAATTGCCGGTTATGAAGGAATTATTTGTGGATTCTCAGCAATTTATGCTGCAATGGCACAAGTTTTAAACGAACTTTATGGAAAAACAATTATGCCACTTGGCGAAGTAAAAAAATAA
- a CDS encoding helix-turn-helix domain-containing protein, translating to MAKYSFEFKWMVVKEYVKGLGGYTYIAEKHGIKNRIQVRDWVKIYHDFGEEGLQRRITKRY from the coding sequence ATGGCTAAGTATAGCTTTGAATTTAAATGGATGGTTGTGAAGGAGTACGTCAAAGGGCTTGGCGGATATACCTATATAGCTGAAAAACATGGCATTAAAAATAGAATCCAGGTCCGTGATTGGGTGAAGATCTATCACGATTTTGGTGAAGAAGGGCTACAGAGACGGATAACGAAGAGATATTAA